gaaaccctaaattttccagccttggcatctttttcacttcagacgaaagattgaggtttaatcgaccttagtcaaagtattttcagtagaaaatacttcgactaaggtctgtttgatttcaaacaaaatccaaatccaagttgagttgagtccggttgaatttgaaggttcagaggtaattttctgtttcttGTGTGTATTCTACGTATactctatgttcgtttcattagtttgtctaaattttcataattttctagtcaattttgttatactgtcccctacccgtctacttgattctaaatgtgaattgtttctgttgattgtgattatgtacaatgtgtgtaatcgactcgattaagttcatcgattagttgtattgtgaatcttgcttctgaaaatgttgtctgtaataccctgtttatctgtttggagttgattattattattgaaattaatcaattagttcttcccaattaattgattcttGTTTAGTGAATCCAAATGAAtgctgtgtatatgttgatttctgaatcagtgagtttcagggcattgtcagtatattgacaatgctcctatgtttgtttgatttttgttcaaatttaaagttcagtttgaattattatgctgaactcagtgtaatattgttgtaatgttaagtttgaattcaagtttacaaaagttggtcaaatacaattgtgttaggaggttaataggattggttatagctgtaaatcagaaggataattaagtttatacagattatagaatctgttttgcagtaggttctgatttttcagtaataacattaggatttcagggggtactattgggattgaaataatgtgatagtgtgctgataatggagtgttaatggctattagttaatgatactaatggggaacaagggataatgggctgctgaaaatcaggaaaagatcacttaatgggatttaaagtagtaaaagcagattttaatgggattttttgattttaaaagaagaagggggtccgggcagcacttaaaaagaggggggcagacctgtataagatagaagcgattgggactgatttaaggACCAGATTTAAGACAGAAAAACACACTGATAGAGAGAGGGGCATAAACTAGATTTTAACACACACAGAGAGACATATACACAGAGGGAAACAAAGAGAAAAAATCTGGAcagaaattaagagaggaaaaacacacagaagcagaaacagaaatctgaaaagaaagaagaaaaaatgaaaaagaaacagaaaatagaacactcatATACACATAGAGTCTGAAACAGAGAatatagaagaaggaaagaaaatcagaaacatatcTTTCCTTGAATCTATCCGggtctgcttgttgatattgCTGGGTTTAAAAATCTGAATTCTTTTTAAGAAGTCTTgctactgtgcatctgggttcctcgggtcctgtttgttgctcaaatctgctgaattatttggcattttctgctgattttgttactactgcaactgctgaaacttacttctcctaccttcatttccaggtacttatcttttagattctatgttggaaaagatttagcatgacaaatcaatgaagcttgaattgcaattctgttttccatttgtccaagttcattagtctaaatttcattttttttagttaactagtagtaaattaaatttgatagctatgagttaattgtcttattttgaaattcatataaagctttgtaataatgttagccattccgaaatctcattagtttagtcatatttgaactgtcaaggtaggaaacatggcgtaaagttggccattatttaaattttatggtgttgttagATAAGTAAAgaataatgtagaaatatcaagaaactacattactaagATGGTATTGGTGGTATTTTTTAAATAGACGCGCGTATAACCATTGGCGAAAGGTGATACAATATAGTTTGTTACGATGTTTACATCATATAGTcaggttgcatgtaaggcaatattattgaatcgatttgcataataattccctttcttatcaacttgatgcttATCTACCATCGTAAATAAATTAATCAAAATAATTTCGCCCATTAGATTAAAATGAgtatatgaaaaataagatgagatgtacaaaaacaaattgcaacactttatatcaatggtaattagaaatagaatttgcactaaataaaaataataaaaattcttcaaaaaGTATTtattcccttcataaatcatttttgttagtttcatatgcaattcattctttgACATCATAtgtatgttgtatttgctaaaaatcatattttattcttttcttcgaatttgaatagtgtggatgaacataattaatactcggaaattatagtcaacgggcaatacttaataaattgtgaattcttttaagaatttaaaggcatcccctaaaatatgaattttacaggaatttcatataaaacaatgtgtagatataataaacaattttgtggaaaatccataatattattacaaaaattttacgcaattagggatgcgatcgcgtaccctgattatatttttaaaagcaaattcggattatacGTACGCGCAATTTcaagcgaatatttaagaaaaggatattttccaaggatgttaaaataatttcatataacccgaggtgtgcagttcattatttaaataaaaagggtgatgatgttcctgattttattttaaatttcgaacatatattttttataaaaactataacatggacaattttattgtgtacacgtacgcgtggcatgatccccgataattataaaaagtatataatacgaatatacgtacgcgtaattcgtccatataattgtaaacaataagtaaaaagcggtagtaaaatcatgcaataaaaacgtatttagtaaaatcaagataattaagccaataataaaaacagttaagcgaccgtgctagaaccacggaattcggaaatgcctaacaccttcttccggattaacagaattccttactcaggatttctggttcgcagaataataaacagagtcatattctcctcgattcagggattaaaattggtgacttgggacgccttaaaattcccaggtggcgactctgaaacaaacaaacaaatcccgtttcgactatcctttaattggagaaaactccccaagcgccccgcgggcgcggtaaaaaggaggtgcgacactagTACTTGCAATGTGCAAAGAAATACTTTGTAAGCTTATAGAAATTCCTGCCAGAACCTTTGATGTAGTAACCATTCTGAACATTGCTAAACCATCCCCAGATTAAGCATGAGAACATGCTAATAATACTGGGAAGTGATTTAACAATATACAGAAACACAGAGGGACATGTTCAGATAGTTCATTAACATTTGGACATAACAGAAGTAGGTAAAGCTACACCATCCACAAACCTGCTTATCACATAATTCCTGTTCACTATCAAAGCACCTCCAAAATGAGCACGTGACCATGCTAATACCACTAGAAAATACCTTGCTAGCATATAGTCTAATACCAACCTAATGAAGCAAGCAGGTAAGTGCAGAAGCAAGCAATGTGAAGCCATTATTCTGGGGCTCTTTTCTTTGCTATCTTTACCCTAAGGTTAGGAGTTTGAGATTTGTCTAGATTAATCAACCTCCTCCCTGCACTAGGCAGTTTAGAAAATGAATAAAACTTAGATGCACCTGGAAAAAAAATAATGTTAGCCATAAAGTCTGTCACGGAGTTGCCCTCTCGAAACACATGTTGAAATATCACATTGAAGTTGTTCCTCAGCTCCTTAATTCTCTTCACCTCTTGAGCAATTGACCATGGAGGATCCCATTACCCTCCAATCACCTTCTTTATCGCCAatgagtttgtctctaaaatgagAGGATGCAGATCATTCTCAAAATAATATTCCAATCCTTGCATAATTGCCTTTGCTTTAGCTACTACATTTGTTGTCTCTCCCAGGTCCGCTGCCCTTGTATACACCAAATCTCCCTCATCATTCCTCACACAAAAGCATAGTGAACTAGGACCAAGATTGTCCTTTGATGCCCCATTAGTATTGCACTTGTACCAACCATGATATGGAagtttccatattactcttcttGTAATCAGAATAGGCTTGTAACTTTCAAAAAATTGGATCATATCTGGCCATAGTAATGGGATATTAGATAGCCAAGCATATCTCACTCTTTCCAATTGATGCAATGTCCTATTTACTTCATGAATCACCCTATTTATGGACAGTGAACCTCCATGTTTGCCTACATTTGGACAATATTGTACATTCCACCAATGTCTTATGACTTGTTTCAATTGAATCAAAGGAACTGTAATTCCAGCTGCCCCCATAAATAGGTTCTAGACCTTTGATACAATAGGACTGGTTCAATTGAATCAAAGGAACTCTATGGTTTCCTCTTGAGGCTGTTGACAACACCAACATCTAAACATCACCATTTGCCCTTGCCTCCTCCACATATCATCAGTAGCAATTTTCTGCCTGCACAATCTCTACAAGAAGAAAGATATCTTGAATGGCACACCTTTAATCCACATTAACTTGTACTCTTGATTTGTATCAGCTCTATGCCTTAGCATTTGCCAAGCACTACTAACACTAAACTTGCCTGAGGGGATTGGCATCCAATATTGTCCGTCCCAGTAGTCCTCACTGCCCTCATATTGCACACTGGACCTAATATGATTAGTAATTTCCTCAGTGAAGCTTTGATCAAACAACTGATCATTCCATGCTTCTTCTTGCCTCAATTGTGCTGCTTCTTGAAGGTCCTCATTGATAGGAAAATCTTCAGGTAATACATGATATAGTGCTCCCAGTCCTGTCCAATTTTCATGCCATACGTTAGTTGTCCCACTCTTCATCTCCCACAGAATATCATGTTCAACCTCCTCCCTAGCATTCAGTATTTGCTTCCAAACCtttgacccctttctaaattgaACAACCGTGGGTAACTCCTTCATGCAGTACTTGTTCCACATAAAATTGGACCACAAAGACTTTGTAGTCCTGAATCTCCACCATAGCTTAGCAAACAATGCCCTTGAGACATCTTTGAGGGACCTAAAACCTAGCCACCCTCCTCTTTAGGGAGACAAAGATTCTTCCAAGATGACCAATGATTACTCCTACCTTCTTCCTTTGTACTTTAAAAGAATCTAGCAAAGAGCTTATGAAGATGTTCCAGAATGTTTTTAGGTGGATCAAGTACTGATAGCATATGTACTGGCATGCGAAACACTAGAAATGAGTGTTGCTTTTCCACCAAAAGAGAGTAACTTGACTTTGCATGAACACATTTTAGCCTCCACTTTCTTGATGAGATCTTCATAGTACTATTTTCTCTTTCTAGTGTAGAAAATAGAACAACCAAGGTAAGTGAATGGAAACTTACCTCTTGGAAATCCAGTACTATCCCCTACTGCCTGAAATAGACCATGTGCCACCTTAGAGTATATATAATAGGAGCTCTTGGGTTTGCTGATCATTTGGCCGGATATCTTCTCATATTTCCCCAACACTACCGTAATTTTTCTCAATGATAGACAATGAGCAGAAGCAAAGATTATGGTGTCATCATCATAAGCCAAATGGTTCAGATGTTCAGACCACTTAGGCATCCCAAATCCAATAAAGGATTTATCTTCAAAGAGCTTATTCAATAATCTAGATAGTAGCTCAGCTGACAATATGAACAAGGCTGGAGATAAAGGATCCCCTTTCTTCACACCCCTTGTAAACTTGAAGAACCCTGAAGATTGCCCATTCACCATCACTAAATACCAATTATTTGACACCCAATTCCACACCATGTTGATGAAGTGCTATGAGAATCCAATCTTGTTGAGTACATGTAGCAAATATTTCCATGACACTCTATCATAAGCCTTTTCCATATCTAGTTTAATTACCACATTTGCTGGCTTGCCTCTCAATCTCATATCAGTCACAATCTCTTGAGTCAGTAAGATGTTTTCAAATATACTCCTCCCCTTTACAAATCCAGATTTATTTGGAGAGATTAAGTAAGGCAAGAATTTTTTCAATATGTTATGTAACACCCTAGACAAGACCTTATTGATGAAGTTACTCAATCTAATTGGTCTTAAGTTAGAAAAAGTCTCCACTCTTGTCTTCTTTGGCAGCAAAACTAGATTAGTGTGAGTGATAGATTTAGGCAATTCAACTCCTCCAAAGAAGTGTAGCACCATGTTGTACATGTCCACTCCAATCACCTCCCAGGACCACTAGCACTCTCCCCACTAAGCTCAAAAATAGATGCCATAACTTCCTCAATTGATGGAAATCTACTCAACTCCAGATTATGCTCCAATGTAACCATGGAAGGTACATTGTCTAGCAATGAAAAATCAGTAGAGTCACCTTCATTAGTAACTGCCTTTCATAGAAATCCACTGCAGCATTAGCCAATTGATCTTGATCTTCAATCCACATCCCACTGCCAGTTTGTATCC
This genomic stretch from Nicotiana sylvestris chromosome 9, ASM39365v2, whole genome shotgun sequence harbors:
- the LOC104231409 gene encoding uncharacterized protein, translating into MTCGEKIANVVKPFRFLNFWTKHETFIDVVRQNWEEDFIGDPFLMFKQKLKKVKAALSKWSRATFGDIFKQFSILEDIHRVKEMLSEEEPTIENMIVLQKAQSELKKYLSVDEQYWKQKAGMVWFVEGDRNTSFFHNHVNGKRKNFQLKRIQTGSGMWIEDQDQLANAAVDFYERQLLMKGRSIFENILLTQEIVTDMRLRGKPANVHFINMVWNWVSNNWYLVMVNGQSSGFFKFTRGVKKGDPLSPALFILSAELLSRLLNKLFEDKSFIGFGMPKWSEHLNHLAYDDDTIIFASAHCLSLRKITVVLGKYEKISGQMISKPKSSYYIYSKVAHGLFQAVGDSTGFPRDSFKVQRKKVGVIIGHLGRIFVSLKRRVARTTKSLWSNFMWNKYCMKELPTVVQFRKGSKVWKQILNAREEVEHDILWEMKSGTTNVWHENWTGLGALYHVLPEDFPINEDLQEAAQLRQEEAWNDQLFDQSFTEEITNHIRSSVQYEGSEDYWDGQYWMPIPSGKFSVSSAWQMLRHRADTNQEYKLMWIKGKHGGSLSINRVIHEVNRTLHQLERVRYAWLSNIPLLWPDMIQFFESYKPILITRRVIWKLPYHGWYKCNTNGASKDNLGPSSLCFCVRNDEGDLVYTRAADLGETTNVVAKAKAIMQGLEYYFENDLHPLILETNSLAIKKVIGGLVLDYMLARYFLVVLAWSRAHFGGALIVNRNYVISSIISMFSCLIWGWFSNVQNGYYIKGSGRNFYKLTKYFFAHCKCLKFILAYGLYALAPGESLIGTTWYLPLAIGFTYTDRSRKH